CTCGAGGCTGTTCATCAACGGGATGTCGAGCCCATCCTGCCAGATCGACACCTCGCCATCGGCGACGACGCCATGGTCGTGCCAGCAGCCGCCCGGGGTCAGCACATAATCATTGGCGCCCAAGGTAATATGATGGCCGTCGACGACGGTATAGGCGCCCTTCCCCTCCATGATGAAGCGGTGCGCCGAGGCGGTGTGGCGGTGCGCGGGGGTGATCTCGCCGGGGCGCATCGCCTGCATTCCGCTGAACAGCCAGCCGCAGACCGCGACATTCTCGCGCCCCGCGTCGCTGTCGTTGAGCAGCGTGACGACGCGGCGCCCCGCCTCTTCGGGCTTCACCAGATCGAGTGCGCGCAGGCACATGTCGCGCATATCGGCATAGCGCCACAGCGTCGGGCGATAACGCGTCTCGGGCTCCCACGGCTCGATCGCATTGGCGCGCTTCCAGAAGGCGCCGGCATTACGCCCCGCAAGTTCTTGATAAAAAGCTTCGAGTTCGGGCGTATCGGTGACGCGCGCGCGCCCGAGCACATCGTCGCGCGGATCGATGATCGTGCTGTTGCCTGCCATCATGGCGTCTCCTCGTCGGGATCGACGGGCTGCGGCTCGTCGACAAACAGGGCCGACGCGCGGGGAGTCCGGTCGACCGTCAGGTTGAAGATATCGAAGCGGTTATAGCCGCCGATGATGTCGTGCATCAGCTTGGGCCGGATGCAGTCGCCGAGGTCGATATCGGCATAGACGATACCCTCGTCGTCGATCAGCGCCTCGCCCACCAGATTGCCGTGCGGGTCGATCACCCCCGAAAAGGCGCTGTTCGGCCGCGACAGCAAGTCGCGATTCTGCGGGCGGTCGGCGCTCATCGCGTCGATGATTTCGCGGCTCACCGCCGAGCAGGCGACGATCGTGAAGACCTTGCCCTCGAAGCTGTGCGCGGTCGCGCGGATCTTGATCGCTTCGGCCATATTGTACGACGCCGGCGCGACGGGCAGCGCGATATAATTTGCGACATGGACCAACTCGCCCTGCGAGAGTAGCGCGAAGCGCGCGAGCGTGTTGGTATTCTCGCCGCACGCGAGCGTGCCGAGCGGTCCGACCGGCGTGTCATAGACGCGGATCGAACTGCCATCGCCGCCCGCCCACGTCAGTTTCTCGGCCCAGGTCGGCACCAGCTTGCGATGGCGCCCGAGCAGGCTGCCGTCGGCGCCGATGATCAGGTTGGTGTTGTAGAGGGTGCCGACGCTGACCGGGTCGCGCTCGTTGATGCCGATCACGACGGTGCAGCCATGATCGCGCGCCGCAGCACACAGCGCGGCGACCTCGGGGCCGTCGATCAGGAGCGACGCGCGATAGAGGCGCTCGTGCCACTCGGCGCCCTCGATCGGCGTCATCAGCCAGTTCCAATAGGGGTAGGCCGAAACGAACACTTCGGGGAAGGCTACGAGCTGCGCGCCGTTGCCCGCGGCCTCGGCGATCAGCGCGCACGCCTTGTCAACCGTGCGGGCGGTGTTGAGGAAGACCGGCGCGGCCTGCACCGCGGCAACGCGCGACTTGGGCAGGAAGGGTGCCGACACGTCGCTCATGTCACCGCCGCCCGCTGGTGATATTGCGGCTTGTCCCACGCGCGCGTCGCGCAGACTTGCTCCAGCCGCTCGACCGTTTCGACAATGTCGCGATAGCGCAGGTAAAGCGGCGTCAGACCGAAGCGCAAGATGTCTGGCGCGCGGAAATCGGCGATGACCTCACATTCCTTGAGCGCCTGCACGATCTGGTAACCCTGCGGATGCGCATAGGCGACCTGGCTGCCGCGCTCGGCATGGCCTTGCGTGCTCACCAGTTCGAAGCCGTAGGCGTCGCAGAGCGGCTGCATATGCTCGATGAACAGGTCGCCGAGCGCGAGCGACTTGCGGCGGACCTCGACCATGTCGGCTTCGAGCATCAGGTCGACCCCCACCTCAAGCGCGGCGAGCCCCAGCACCGGCGGCGTCCCGCACTGGAAACGTTCGATCCCGGCGGCGGGGTCATAATCTTCCTCGAAGGAGAAGGGTCGCGCATGACCGAACCAGCCCGACAGCACGGGCGTCGCCGCATGGTGCCGTGCCGCCGCGAACAGATAGGCGGGCGCGCCGGGTCCGCCATTCAGGAACTTGTACCCGCATCCGATCGCAAAATCGGCGTTCACGCCATTGAGGTCGACCGGGATCGCGCCCGCGCTGTGGCTGAGATCCCAGACGACGAGCGCGCCGACTTCGTGCGCGCGCTTCGTGATCGCCGCCATGTCGCGCACGCGGCCCGACTTATAGTGAACCTGCGTCAACAGCAGCACCGCGACGTCCTCGTTCAGCGCATCGACGATCGCGTCGGGCGCAACGGTGACCGCCTTCACGCGCCCGCCCGAAAAAGCCTCGATGCCCTGCATCATATAGACGTCGGTCGGGAAATTTGTGGCTTCGGACAGGATCACGGTCCGCTCACGCCGCAACGAAAGTCCGGCCGTCAATGCCTTGAATATATTTACCGAAGTCGAATCGGTTGCGACGATCTCGCCCGGATTCGCGCCGATAAGCCGCCCGATCTTGTCGCCGATGCGCCGCGGCGCGGTCGACCATTCGGCGCCGAGCCACGAGGTGATCAGCCCCTCGCCCCATTCGCTGCTAACAACCGCGGCAAGCCGGTCGCCCGTCGCCTTGGGCAAGGCGCCGAGCGAGTTGCCGTCGAGGTAGATGAGTCCTTCGCGCAAGTGGAAACGACCCCGAAAATGCGCGAGCGGATCGGCGGCGTCGAGCGCCGACACGTCGGTGGCAAGGAGTGTGTCGGTCATGCGATTTCCCTCAAGATAGCGCGCACCGGGCTGGCGTCGGCGCCAACGATGCGAAGCGGCAGCGCGATAAGTTCGTAGCGGCCGGGTGGCACGTCATCGAGCACGAGGCCCTCCAATATCCGCATATCGGCCGCCTTCACCGCCTGGTGCGCGTCGAGCGTCTTCGACTGTTCGGGGTCGAGCGAGGCGGCGTCGGTGCCGATCATGCGCACG
This window of the Sphingopyxis sp. CCNWLW2 genome carries:
- a CDS encoding carbon-nitrogen hydrolase family protein, producing MSDVSAPFLPKSRVAAVQAAPVFLNTARTVDKACALIAEAAGNGAQLVAFPEVFVSAYPYWNWLMTPIEGAEWHERLYRASLLIDGPEVAALCAAARDHGCTVVIGINERDPVSVGTLYNTNLIIGADGSLLGRHRKLVPTWAEKLTWAGGDGSSIRVYDTPVGPLGTLACGENTNTLARFALLSQGELVHVANYIALPVAPASYNMAEAIKIRATAHSFEGKVFTIVACSAVSREIIDAMSADRPQNRDLLSRPNSAFSGVIDPHGNLVGEALIDDEGIVYADIDLGDCIRPKLMHDIIGGYNRFDIFNLTVDRTPRASALFVDEPQPVDPDEETP
- a CDS encoding cupin domain-containing protein, which translates into the protein MAGNSTIIDPRDDVLGRARVTDTPELEAFYQELAGRNAGAFWKRANAIEPWEPETRYRPTLWRYADMRDMCLRALDLVKPEEAGRRVVTLLNDSDAGRENVAVCGWLFSGMQAMRPGEITPAHRHTASAHRFIMEGKGAYTVVDGHHITLGANDYVLTPGGCWHDHGVVADGEVSIWQDGLDIPLMNSLETSFYAVYDQPAQTAAFPTDDLPLSYGGGSLRPEGIGVWEKPYSPVMVYRWEATRDALWNLAKVSNGTPFDGHMVRYSNPLTGGWALQTMGAHMQMLKPGFRGKAHRHTGNVVYNVAGGRGYSIIGGERFDWGTHDIFCVPAWMWHEHVNLDASEEAFLFSFNDFPVMEALGVRIEEAYSENGGHQPA
- the kynU gene encoding kynureninase, coding for MTDTLLATDVSALDAADPLAHFRGRFHLREGLIYLDGNSLGALPKATGDRLAAVVSSEWGEGLITSWLGAEWSTAPRRIGDKIGRLIGANPGEIVATDSTSVNIFKALTAGLSLRRERTVILSEATNFPTDVYMMQGIEAFSGGRVKAVTVAPDAIVDALNEDVAVLLLTQVHYKSGRVRDMAAITKRAHEVGALVVWDLSHSAGAIPVDLNGVNADFAIGCGYKFLNGGPGAPAYLFAAARHHAATPVLSGWFGHARPFSFEEDYDPAAGIERFQCGTPPVLGLAALEVGVDLMLEADMVEVRRKSLALGDLFIEHMQPLCDAYGFELVSTQGHAERGSQVAYAHPQGYQIVQALKECEVIADFRAPDILRFGLTPLYLRYRDIVETVERLEQVCATRAWDKPQYHQRAAVT